The region ATCAACGGGCCACCAATACAAGCAATCAAAAGCAGACCTGGTGTCAGCCACCTGGAAAGCCTTTGCGCCAGCTGGGTTTGCAGCATGACGAAGCCAGCTAAAATAGCCAGATTGAGTAAACTTCCCAGGAGCACCAGCCAGGCATTGAACTGTACCGTCAGGGCGCGGTCCAGTTTATAAAAGCTACCCAACACAGCGCTAATGTCACCCATCATCGCATTGGCCATTACAACGCCAATCAGATTACCCAGCGTTGCAGCCACAATACTCAGTAAAGCCACTTCCAGACACAGCGCTTTAAGTAATTGGCCCTGAAGACAACCAAGGGTAGCCATTTGTTGCTGTAGTGACAAACGACTCTGATAGGCAAGTTTGATGGCATTGAGGCTTAAAAAGGCACCAACGACATAACCCAGTAAGGCCAACGCCTGAAGATTAAAGAAAAAGGCCCCGATAGTGCATCGAAGGTTTGGGCCTGAGCAGACTCCAGCCTGGCTTCAGTGCCAAGTAGCGTGATCAGGCGTTGTGACTCAGACTCACTCAAACCGGTTACTTCAAAGTAGCTGCTCTGTCCACCCGCCTGTAACAGTCTATCCGCCAGGCTGATATCCATCAGGGCATAATGGCCCGTCCCATCTAACAGGCTGGTCGGGTAACTCACTCCATCAATGAGCAGCACAGATCCATCCAGTTTCATCCGGGCAATTAACTGAGGTGACAAAAACACAGTATCAAACAGCTTTGTTCGTGCAACTTGTGCGGCTGACTCATCTGTTGCTGGTATAGCTGCACTCGCTGTTTGCCATTGCAGTAAATTGACACCTCGTATAGCCAGTGTCTGACCTTCATCAGTCCTGAGCCGCCCTTCGAGCACGGGCTGGACCTGCTTAAACCCGGACGCCGTCAGTCGTTGCCACAACGAAAAAGCCAGACCATTCTCCCCTAATGGTGGGCGGATAAAATGACTAACCGGTTGTGACAACAGTGCCGTGCTGGTGGTGTAACGCTGCGATGCTTCCTGATTTAAGCCTAATGTCGCACTGAGCAAGGCACTACCCAGACTAAGGCCCAGCAGAAACAACCCCAGCAGGCTTTTATGGCGACGATAGAACTGGCCATAAGTAATTAAGATCAGGCGTAGCTCACTCATGTATACGTCCATCACGTAACTCCACCAGACGCGGGAACTGCGCCGCAAGCGCACGACTGTGGGTCACCATGATAAGGTTGACATGCTGCTCCTTGCAAAGCGCCATCAGCAGCTCAAGCACTTCCTGACTTCGCACACTATCCAGGTTGCCGGTGGGTTCATCCGCGAGCAGCAAGCGAGGTTGATTGAGCAGTGCTCTGGCAATCCCAACGCGCTGCTGCTCCCCGCCACTTAATTGCGCTGGATATGCATCAAGCTTAGCCGCTAGCCCTAGTCTTTCTGCCATGGCAACAATATCGCCATAACTGACTGAGCGACCATTAAGACGTGCCTGAAACGCCATATTATCGGCAACCGTGAGTGGACTGAGTAACTGATAATGCTGAAATATCATGCCAATTGTACGGCGGTACAATGCCAGTTCGGTGCTGTTGTAATCACTGATATTTTGCTCACTAATAAACACAGATCCAGCATCTGGTGTCAACAAGCCTGCAAGTATATTGAGCAGCGTTGTTTTACCTGATCCACTTTCGCCCGTTAACGCGACCTGCTCGGCTGCAGCCACTGACCAGCTCAGCCCGTCCAACACATGTCTGTACCCGTACCATCCGGGCGCTTAAAGGTGACTTCATCAAGTTGGATCATCGTATCTCCATTACCACTTAATAAACAGCTGCTTAGCTTTTGTCTCTATAGTACAGGAACAACCCGGCAATTCTAGTGTATTCTGTCTGTTCCCCACTTTGCACCTGTCCGGACACCCATCTACTGTCCGCGTACTGTCCGCTGTCCGTCCGCTGCTTTAGCAACACAAGAGGAAAAACAAAATAAAACAATAATTTCAATAACTTAAACTTTGGCACTTATTTTGTAATAGAAGGTAAAATCCAGAAAACAGGGAGCCATACCCGGCATGATCCGAGATACCAGACAACAAGACAAAGTGATCCAGCAAACACGCAGACTGCCCCGCTTGTGGCTTGCAATGGCAACAGCCATCGGGCTCGTGGGTGCAGCGACTGCGTCCTACAACAGTTTCGACCAATTGCTCAGCGCTGATCAGGTAGTGTCGTTACAGAATTTAAGAACAGCCACCGTAATCAGAGGCGATATGGTTCAGGATTTGCGCGTTGAAGGACGCACCATGGCGGCGGATAGCCCCTCAATGTACGCTATTGCGGCCGGCACCGTCACTTTGTTTGTCAAAGCAGGCGATGAAATTAAGGCAGGACAAGCATTGCTGACCATCGACAGTCCGGAACTACGTAACCAGCTACTCCAGGAAGAGGCCACTCTGGCGCGTCTGGAGATGGAAGTAAGCCGCCAGAAAATCGCAATCAAACAGCAGCAACTGGACAACACGCAACAAATGGAACTGGCCAAAGTAGAGCTAGAAGCCGCGCAAAGTGAAATGGCCAGAGCGCGCACAAGTATCGAAAAACAGATCATCTCCAAAGAGGAATTAGAACAAACAGAAGTCGCTCTGAAACGTGCAGAGTTGAATGAACGCCATGCCATTGCCAGCCTGCAACTGGCCCAGGAACGACTCAGCTTTGAGCTAAAAAGTAGCGAACTTAATCTCACTCGTCAGCGCCACCTTACACAAGAATTACGCCGCCAGGTCGAAGCGCTGACTTTACATTCACCTTTGTCCGGCATTGTCGGCACACTGAATGTTCAGCAAAAGCAACATGTGCAGCGAGACACGCAATTGATGTCACTGGTTAACCTCAACGAGCTGGAGGTCGAAGCCTATATCCCTGAAAACCTCGCAGATGAGCTAGGCATAGGTTTGCGAGCAAATGTACAAATTAACAATGAACACTACAGTGCGACTTTAGTGGCTATTTCTCCCGAAGTTGAGCAGGGCCAGGTTCGTGGTCGGATCCGCTTTAGCGAGCAGCCCGGAAATTTACGCCAGAATCAACGCGTCAATGCTCAGATCATTATCGCGCAAAAACAGAATGTACTTAAGGTTGAACGCGGTGCCTTTGTCGAAACCGGCGCATCACGCACCGCCTACAAAATTGAACAAAACTCCGCATTCAGAACCCCTATTTCACTGGGTGTCAAAAGTGTCAGAGAAGTAGAGATTACCCAGGGGCTGCAACCTGGTGATACAATCATTATCTCAAGTCTGGCTGCTTTCGGACAATCACAACAAGTGATCCTCAGCGAATAATAATAAAGGAACATACCCATGTTACGCATGAAGAACATCAGTAAAATATATCGCACTGAGCTGGTCGAGACACACGCACTGTCAGACGTTAATTTCACCGTAGAAGAAGGCGAATTTATTGCCGTGACAGGCCCCTCAGGCTCAGGTAAAACCACCTTTTTGAACATAACCGGGCTGCTTGAAAACTTCGAGCAAGGCAGCTATGAACTGGACGGAGAAGATGTCAGCACCCTAGGTGATAAACAGCTCTCCCGCCTACGCAATGAAAAAATTGGCTTTATTTTCCAGGGATTTAATCTGATCAGCGATCTGAATCTTTACGATAACATCGAAGTGCCACTGATTTTCCGGGGCTTGTCTGCTCAGGCCCGTAAAAAGCGCATCGAAGAAAGCCTTGAGCTAGTCGGTCTTGGCGGTCGTGCCAGTCACTTTCCCGCGCAATTGAGTGGTGGTCAGCAGCAACGGGTCGCCATTGCCCGGGCACTGGCAGGTCAGCCGCGTTTTTTGCTCGCCGATGAGCCTACTGGCAACCTGGACACTATGATGGCAAGACAGGTTATGGACCTGCTGGAGGAGATTAATCGTCAGGGTACCACCTTGCTTATGGTGACCCATGACAATGAACTGGCACAGCGTGCGCACCGGAATATACAGATCCTCGATGGTCAGCTGCGCGATATCAATAAAAATGAACTGGTTGAACTGATCTCTTAGGTGGCTGCAATGAAGGATTTAGTGCAACTGGCCTGGCGTGGTCTGA is a window of Pseudoalteromonas sp. R3 DNA encoding:
- a CDS encoding ABC transporter ATP-binding protein, producing MLRMKNISKIYRTELVETHALSDVNFTVEEGEFIAVTGPSGSGKTTFLNITGLLENFEQGSYELDGEDVSTLGDKQLSRLRNEKIGFIFQGFNLISDLNLYDNIEVPLIFRGLSAQARKKRIEESLELVGLGGRASHFPAQLSGGQQQRVAIARALAGQPRFLLADEPTGNLDTMMARQVMDLLEEINRQGTTLLMVTHDNELAQRAHRNIQILDGQLRDINKNELVELIS
- a CDS encoding HlyD family efflux transporter periplasmic adaptor subunit, coding for MIRDTRQQDKVIQQTRRLPRLWLAMATAIGLVGAATASYNSFDQLLSADQVVSLQNLRTATVIRGDMVQDLRVEGRTMAADSPSMYAIAAGTVTLFVKAGDEIKAGQALLTIDSPELRNQLLQEEATLARLEMEVSRQKIAIKQQQLDNTQQMELAKVELEAAQSEMARARTSIEKQIISKEELEQTEVALKRAELNERHAIASLQLAQERLSFELKSSELNLTRQRHLTQELRRQVEALTLHSPLSGIVGTLNVQQKQHVQRDTQLMSLVNLNELEVEAYIPENLADELGIGLRANVQINNEHYSATLVAISPEVEQGQVRGRIRFSEQPGNLRQNQRVNAQIIIAQKQNVLKVERGAFVETGASRTAYKIEQNSAFRTPISLGVKSVREVEITQGLQPGDTIIISSLAAFGQSQQVILSE